The uncultured Bacteroides sp. genome includes the window GAATACCCGGAGGCATTTGAACGATGGCCAATAGCGCGTCCATGCCATCGAGTGTGGATTTTATAGGAACGCCGATTACCGGTAACGGCGTAGATGCTGCAATTACTCCGGGTAAATGGGCAGCCATGCCTGCGGCGGCAATAATCACTTTGATTCCTCTTGAATGTGCATTTTTAGCAAACTCCTCTACAGCTTCCGGCGTACGATGAGCTGAGAGGGCATTCATTTCAAATGGTACATGCAAATCATTGAGCAATTGAGCCGTTTTTTCCATAACGGGAAGATCGGATGTGCTACCCATGATTATACTAACAATTGGGGTCATATGATTGGTTTATTCATTAATTGTTTTTTTGTATTCTTTAGCGTCTAGTAGGGAATCAAAATCAGCGTCGGCCGAAGGTTTTATTTTTACTAACCATCCGATGCCGTAGGGATCCTGGTTTACCAACTCGGGTTTTTCTTCCAACGCTTCGTTTTGCGCCAGAATTTCTCCTGCAACAGGCAAAAAGAGATCTGATATGGTCTTTACGACTTCAATGGTGCCGAATACCTCTCCCGCTTCAAGCGTTTCTCCTATGCTGGGAATGTCGACAAAAACAATGTCGCCCAGTTGTTCTTGTGCATAATCGGTGACGCCCACATAAGCAACGTCGCCATCTATGCGAATCCATTCATGTTCTTTGGTGTACTTTAATTCTTGTGGAAAGTTCATAATAATTAAGTTTTAAAGATTTATTAAAATAGAAAGACTCTGAATAATACATTTGTTACCGGATGCAATATCAGCAACGCGCAGACGAAGCCAACTATAAATCCGCTTAATACTTCACTTAATGTGTGGTGCTGAAGAATAATTCGGGCTGTGCCAAGTACGCCGGCTATCAACAGGAACAAACACAACCATCCTACGGGGTTATATCCAAACAAATAGCTGAATGAGACTAATCCCCCTACAATGCCGCCCATCCCGATCATGTGCTCACTCAGTTTCCACTTTAGGTTAACTATGGTGCTAATGCCCATTGCCAGAAGTGTTGCCAGAATAATTCCCGTCATATACCAGGGAATATTTAGCTTGCGCATCATCAGCAGGCAGCAAACATAAGAAAGGATGGTGAGCAGATAGGGCACATAACGTTTCTTTCGATCTGTCGTCAGGTCTTTCGCCTCAAATCCGTTGATCTTACGAAATAAAAAGATGGTTAGCGTTGGCATCAGGATGGTAAAGCAATAAACAACACCCAGTACAATGAGTTTGTACGTTAGTGGCATAATGCGTAGATACGAGAATAAGAATAGAATAAGAAATGCCACAAAGGGAATAGAAAAAGGCGTGAAAACGGCCGATATAATTTTGGCAGTTCTAATTAACGTTCTATCTGCAATAATATGCTCTTCCATATATGTTTTTATTATTTATTCTGCGGTTTCTTTTGTTTATCGTCTTAATCTGGCTACCGGAATATTGAGTTGCTGACGATATTTAGCTACCGTTCTTCGGGCGATGGGGTATCCTTTCTTTTTCAGTATGTCTGCCAGCTCGTCATCGGTTAACGGTTTCTTCTTGTTCTCACTGTCTATGCACTCCTTTAATATTTTCCGTATTTCGCGAACGGACATTTCTTCGCCGGCTTCGGTGGTGTAGCCGTCGTTGAAGAAGAATTTAAGAGAATATACGCCATAATTGGTTTGCACATATTTGCTGTTGCTTACCCGTGAGATGGTAGAGATATCCAGATTCGTTCGTTCGGCCACGTCTTTCAGTATCATCGGTCGTAGCAGCGATTCGTCTCCTTCGAGAAAGAAGGGATGTTGCAGATCGATGATAGCCTGCATGGTTGTTTGCAGAGTGTTTTGACGTTGCTTTACGGCATCAATGAATCCTTGCGCGGCATCCATTTTTTGTTTGAGGAACATCACCGCTTCTTTCGACTCTTTTGTCTGGTTGGCCTTGTTCTTAACATGTTCCTCAACCAATACGGTAAAGTCCTTACTCATACGTAGTTCGGGTATGTTGCGGTTGTTCAGATTCAGCGTAATGGTTCCGTCATCATACGTCTCTACAATGAAATCGGGTATAATCTGTTGCATGTTTCGACCAATAACCTCTCCTAAAGAGCTTCCGGGCCGCGGGTTTAGTTTTGTTATCTCTGCGATTGCCGCTTCAAACTCTTCATCACTTAATCCTAATTTTTGTTTTATCTTATCCCAATGCTTTCGGGTAAATTCTTCGTAGCACTTCTCTATGATGTTTAGCTCTGTCTGGCAAATGGGGGAATTTTCTTTTCGCAGTATTTGTATTGAAAGACATTCTTGCAGGTTACGTGCCCCCAAACCGGGAGGGTCGAAATCCTGAATAATTTTCAAGGCTTCTTCTATCTCTTGTTCGGTAGCGTTAATGCCTGCATATATTGCCAGCTCATCGCTAATGCTGTCTAAAGACTTGCGTAGTAACCCGTCGTCGTCGAGCGAGCCGATAAGGTATTCGGCTAATTCGTGTTGATGTTTCGTTAGGTTTTGTTCTCCGAGTTGCTCTTTGAGGATTTCATAAAAAGAGGTGGCGTCGGAGAACGGGATCTCTTCGGCTTGTTCTCCTTTCGAACGATTCTTTTCTTGTAATTTATAGTCCGGAATATCGTCTTCAGTCAGGTAGTCATTCAGCGAATCATATTCATTGGCCTCTATTTCGCTTTCTTGGGCATCCGTAGCAGCCAGTTCATCCGTGGCGCTCTCTTCTTTACCTTCTTCGAGGGCGGGATTTTCAAGTAATTCGGCCTGTACACGATATTCCAGCTCCACAGCAGGGAGTTCCAGTAATTTCACAACCAGAATCTGCTGAGGTGAAAGTGTCTGGGTCTGTTGCTGCACCTGCGACTGTGTCTGACGGGAACCTTGTGCCATAATGCTTTTATTTCTATCTTTATCTTGCTACAAAAGTAATTATTTTAATTGATATTCGTAAATAGAGATTTATCAATTATCAATAAAAAAGGGTTATCTTTGTTGGACTAACTTAAAAACAGAACATTATGTTTTCTAAAGAGACGTATATGCAGCGCCGGGCACTGCTGAAAAAAACTTTGGGCTCCGGAGTATTATTATTTTTAGGCAACGATGAATCTGGATTGAACTATGAGGATAATACGTTCCGTTATCGTCAGGATTCCACTTTCCTCTATTATTTCGGTCTTTCTTTTGCAGGTCTTTCTGCCGTTATAGACATTGACGAAGATAAAGATATTATTTTTGGCGATGAGTTAACGATCGACCATATTGTGTGGATGGGTACTCAACCTACGCTAAAGGAAAAAAGTGAATTGGTTGGAGTAGAGCAGACGATGCCTTCGAATGCCATCACAAACTACCTGCATAAAGCAGTACAAAAAGGCAGAGCTATTCATTACCTGCCTCCTTATCGTGCAGAACATAAGATTAAACTAATGGAATGGCTCGGCCTTCCGTTGGCTCGTCAGGAGGGTTCGCTCGATTTTATCCGCACCATTATCAAACAGCGTAGCTACAAGTCTCAGGAAGAAGTTGTAGAAATAGAGAAAGCCTGTGATATTACTGCCGATATGCATATAACAGCCATGAAAGTGCTTCGTGTAGGGATGAAAGAATACGAAGTAGCCGCCGCAATGGAAGCCGTTGCGCTTGCCGCCGGGGGCGATCTTTCTTTCGCTACCATCGCTACGGTTAACGGGCAAACGTTGCACAATCATTATCATGGCAATACTGTAAAATCGGGAGATTTGTTTCTGATTGATGCCGGAGCGGAAACGCCTATGGGCTATGCGGGCGATATGTCGTCGACTATTCCGGCTGATAAGACATTCACTGCCCGTCAGAAAGAAATTTACGATCTTCAGGTTGCTATGCATCTGGAATCGGTCAAAGCATTGAAGCCGGGCATTCCTTTTGTCGACGTATACGATCTTTCGGCACGCGTCATGGTAGAGGGGATGAAACAACTTGGCTTAATGAAGGGCGATGCCGACGATGCAGTGCGTGAGGGTGCGCATGCCTTGTTCTATCCGCACGGTCTGGGCCACATGATGGGGCTTGATGTACATGATATGGAGAATCTTGGTGAGACGTTGGTTGGCTATGACGGCAAACCGAAGAGTACTCTGTTCGGACGCAAATCACTTCGACTGGCCCGTCCGTTGGAAACGGGATTTGTGCACACCATAGAGCCGGGTATTTATTTTATTCCCGAACTTATCGATTTGTGGAAAGAACAAAAGAAATTTGCCGATTTCATCAATTACGATGCGGTAGAGGGCTATAAGACATTTGGAGGCATCCGTAATGAGGAAGATTACCTGATCACCGAAACCGGTGCCCGTCGTTTGGGTAAGAAGATACCTTTGACGACCGATGAAGTAGAAGCACTGAGATAATTCGTCGGTGATGAAACAAGAGACTAAGGCAATCGTTTGTGCCGGCGTAGCTGTGCTAAGCTGGTCTACGGTTGCCTCTGCTTTTAAGATAGCCCTGATGCATCTTACTCCTTTTGGGTTGCTTTTGGTCGCTTCGTGCACGGCTTTACTGATTTTTACCTGCACCATTACTTTGCAAAGGAAGTGGCCTTTGGTAAGGGCGCTTTGTGTGAAGCAATGGAAGCGGTTTGCATGGATGGGGTTGCTCAACCCGGTGATTTACTATTTAGTCTTGTTCAGGGCTTACAATTTGCTTCCTGCTCAAATAGCCCAGCCGCTCAATTATACCTGGCCCATTTTACTGTTGGTTTTATTGTCCTTGTTCTCCGGGCAACCCATACCCCGAAAAAAATATGCCGGCATGCTTCTCTCACTGAGTGGAGTTGCACTTATCTCTTTCGGTTCGGGCGGACTCAACGGACAAGGCATTTCGGTAACGGGTGTGCTGCTCGCTTTCCTCAGCGCCTTTTTGTGGGCTGCTTATTGGATGTTTACCAATAGAAATAAAAAGGTAGATGCGATAGTGGCGCTATTTGCCAACTTCCTTTTTGGGAGCTTGTATCTTTTAATAGCAGCTTGTGTAGCGGGAGTTGATCTCAGCTCTCTTTACGGACTGTTGTCGGGCATGTATGTGGGGGCATTTGAGATTAGTGTACCGTTTGTTTGTTTTGGTCTTGCCATACGGAATACTAACAACCCTGCATTGATAAATCAGATGTGCTATCTTTCTCCGTTTCTCTCGCTTTTTTTTATTCAGACCGTGCTGGGAGAGCAAATTGTATTGTCTACTTACATCGGTTTGGCTTTGATTATTTCGGGCATTGTTTTCAATGAGAGTCAGAAACACGCTGTCGTTTCTCCTTAACGCCAATTCAACCACTAATAAAAAAACACGTTTTACTATCACATCTATCACAAAAAACGTTGAAAGCACTTGCTATAAACACTCGTAGCGCGTGATAGTAAAAAATGTCTACCACGGTTTTAGCCGTTTTACTATCACTTTTGGCTTATCTATCACGCTTTTTTAGTAGTAAGGCAGGTGTTGTTTTGCCTTTTGAGGGCTTTGCTAATCTTTTATACTCCTTATGCTAAGTTCATATAACCCTACTATTAAGTACGTTTCCCGGCTTCAGCTCTTCGTTTCCCGACTGTGGTCCCGCGGGTCCCCGCGTGGAGACCGGCCAGTCCCCACATGGAGTCTCGCCGGTCTCCACACGGGGAACGAGGCGCTTGTACCGGGAAAAGAGATTAAAATAATAGCATCCGTTGGTTAATGGTAGTGTGCCTTGCTCATAAAGTAACGTTCCAAAGCAAATGAAAAAGGAGGCTGGGGCAAACCCAGACTTAATATTTAAAGCTACTACCTCCCAAAAATTCTCTGAGTAACGAGGTTGGCGGAATCTCTTTATCGAGCACCGGAATAAAATACTTGATGAACCTGAGCAAGCGATAGGCCTCGCAGTATTCGGGGGTATTGCGCGGAACGTCCATTAATATGGGCTCTGCATGACGGCGTAGCACGGCAAACTCGAATAGCAATGCTGAATTAAACATCACGTCTGCATTCTCCTGATAAGGAAATATCCATTTCTCTTCGCCTGCACGCACGCTTGGCCAACGTGAAATGGTTTCCTGCGCGGAGTAACCTCTGTAATTGAAGTCGCGAATAATGCGGCGCAGCAAACGATTGTCTGTGGTGGGAATCCAGTTATGATCATCCAAAGAAATGGTGGTTAGTGCCGAGACGTATATCTTAAACTTATTGGCGTTGTTGATATGCTTCGTCAGTTCGGGATTAAGTGCATGGATGCCTTCAAGAATCAGGATGGTGTGGTCATCTATCTTCAGCTTCTTGCCGTTGTACTCCTTTCTGCCTAATGCAAAGTTGAACTGGGGAATTTCAACTTCCTCTCCACGCAGAAGAGCCGCCAATTGTTGATTAAAGAGTTCTAGATCGAGTGCGTAAAGTGATTCGTAGTCGTAGTTTCCGTTTTCATCGAGTGGTGTTTGTTCGCGATCTACAAAATAATTGTCCAGCGAAATGGGATGAGGCCTTAGTCCGTTGGTCATTAGTTGTATGGAGAGTCTTTTGCTAAAGGTAGTCTTTCCTGATGAAGAAGGTCCGGATATGAGAACCAGTTTTACTTTATTTCCGTTTTCTTCTCGATCGTGTATGGTATCGGCTATTTGTGCAATCTTTTTTTCCTGAAGAGCTTCGGCCACCTTAATCAGATCGGTAGCAAATCCTTTTTCGCAGGCAATATTAAAATCGCCGGCATTGGTCAGTTTCATGATGTAACTCCATTGCAGATACTCTTTGAACACATCGAGCATCTTTTCTTGTTTGATAACATCTTCCAGAATATCAGGATTTTCTTTATTCGGGATGCGAAGCAGCAGGCCGTCGTAGTATTTAACGATATCGAAAAGTTTGACGTATCCTGTGCTTGGTACCAGATTTCCATAATAATAGTCTATCGTATCTCCCAACGTATAATAATAAGTGTATAGCGAGTCGGATGATTCGAGGAGCTTTACCTTGTCTTGCATACCTTGTTCGTTGAAAATCTTTATGGCTTCTGTAGTGTGGCACTCTATGCGATGGAAAGAAATATTCTCATCAACAATTTCCAGCATGCGCTTTTTGATGAGTGACACATCTTCGAGAGTAATGGTGCGACCCATTCTTAAATTACAAAAATAGCCTTTTGATACGGGATGTTCCACGTAGAGTTTGCCTTCGGGGAATAGCTCGTGAATAGCTTTGAAAAGAATGAAGCAAAGAGAACGTACGTAAGTTCTCATACCGGAAGGATCTCTTAGGTCGAGAAACTCTACGTCTTTATTATTATATGCTCTGAAGTTCAATCCTTCGGAGCGATTATTCACTTTTGCGCTGATAACCTGATAAGGGAAATTGAGATTTAAACCATTGTAAATATCCAAAAGTGAGCTTCCGATGGGGAATTCTTTATAAATATTGTTATTTTTGCAATAGATTTGTAACATCTGTTTCATTTTACGTTTTTAAGTGAGTGATTAAGATGGATAAATATATTACATAATTGCGTAGAAGACAAATAACATTCAAACGAATTAAAGATGCAATATTCTTTTTATGATTTTTTAAAGCTCGTTGGCTCTTTAGGCCTTTTCCTTTATGGAATGAAGATTATGAGCGAAGGCTTGCAAAAAGTTGCCGGTGACAGGTTGCGAAGTATTCTCACAGCGATGACTACTAATCGCGTGACGGGAGTTTTAACAGGGTTACTCATTACGGCATTAATTCAGTCGTCTTCGGCAACGACGGTAATGGTGGTTAGTTTTGTGAATGCAGGCTTGCTTACGCTGACTCAGTCGATCAGTGTTATTATGGGAGCAAATATTGGTACTACGGTTACGGCCTGGCTAATTTCACTGTTCGGTTTTAAGGTGGATGTTTCGATGTTTGCTCTTCCACTGTTGGGCATCGGCATTCCACTTATCTTTTCTAAGAAAAGCATGCGTAAGTCTTTGGGAGAATTCCTGTTCGGATTCTCCTTTTTGTTTATGGGGCTTGCTTTTTTAAAGGATAACGTGCCCAATTTAGCCCAAAACCCCGAAATGCTGGCTTTTATACAGAATTATACCCACATGGGGTATCTTTCTATATTGCTCTTTTTGTTGTTGGGTACTATTATTACGATTGTGGTGCAGTCGTCGAGTGCTACGATGGCTATCACGCTTGTGATGTGTGCCATGAACTGGATTCCTTTTGAACTGGCTGCCGCATTGGTGCTTGGAGAAAATATAGGGACTACTATTACGGCTAATCTGGCTGCTTTAGCAGCTAATACATCGGCCAAGAGGGCGGCATTGGCCCATTTTATCTTTAATGTGTTCGGCGTATGTTGGATGTTGA containing:
- the purE gene encoding 5-(carboxyamino)imidazole ribonucleotide mutase, whose protein sequence is MTPIVSIIMGSTSDLPVMEKTAQLLNDLHVPFEMNALSAHRTPEAVEEFAKNAHSRGIKVIIAAAGMAAHLPGVIAASTPLPVIGVPIKSTLDGMDALLAIVQMPPGIPVATVGINGALNAAILAIQMLSLENKELEAKFIAYKEGLKKKIVKANEELKEVKYEFKTN
- the gcvH gene encoding glycine cleavage system protein GcvH, translating into MNFPQELKYTKEHEWIRIDGDVAYVGVTDYAQEQLGDIVFVDIPSIGETLEAGEVFGTIEVVKTISDLFLPVAGEILAQNEALEEKPELVNQDPYGIGWLVKIKPSADADFDSLLDAKEYKKTINE
- the rpoN gene encoding RNA polymerase factor sigma-54, producing the protein MAQGSRQTQSQVQQQTQTLSPQQILVVKLLELPAVELEYRVQAELLENPALEEGKEESATDELAATDAQESEIEANEYDSLNDYLTEDDIPDYKLQEKNRSKGEQAEEIPFSDATSFYEILKEQLGEQNLTKHQHELAEYLIGSLDDDGLLRKSLDSISDELAIYAGINATEQEIEEALKIIQDFDPPGLGARNLQECLSIQILRKENSPICQTELNIIEKCYEEFTRKHWDKIKQKLGLSDEEFEAAIAEITKLNPRPGSSLGEVIGRNMQQIIPDFIVETYDDGTITLNLNNRNIPELRMSKDFTVLVEEHVKNKANQTKESKEAVMFLKQKMDAAQGFIDAVKQRQNTLQTTMQAIIDLQHPFFLEGDESLLRPMILKDVAERTNLDISTISRVSNSKYVQTNYGVYSLKFFFNDGYTTEAGEEMSVREIRKILKECIDSENKKKPLTDDELADILKKKGYPIARRTVAKYRQQLNIPVARLRR
- a CDS encoding aminopeptidase P family protein → MFSKETYMQRRALLKKTLGSGVLLFLGNDESGLNYEDNTFRYRQDSTFLYYFGLSFAGLSAVIDIDEDKDIIFGDELTIDHIVWMGTQPTLKEKSELVGVEQTMPSNAITNYLHKAVQKGRAIHYLPPYRAEHKIKLMEWLGLPLARQEGSLDFIRTIIKQRSYKSQEEVVEIEKACDITADMHITAMKVLRVGMKEYEVAAAMEAVALAAGGDLSFATIATVNGQTLHNHYHGNTVKSGDLFLIDAGAETPMGYAGDMSSTIPADKTFTARQKEIYDLQVAMHLESVKALKPGIPFVDVYDLSARVMVEGMKQLGLMKGDADDAVREGAHALFYPHGLGHMMGLDVHDMENLGETLVGYDGKPKSTLFGRKSLRLARPLETGFVHTIEPGIYFIPELIDLWKEQKKFADFINYDAVEGYKTFGGIRNEEDYLITETGARRLGKKIPLTTDEVEALR
- a CDS encoding DMT family transporter; amino-acid sequence: MKQETKAIVCAGVAVLSWSTVASAFKIALMHLTPFGLLLVASCTALLIFTCTITLQRKWPLVRALCVKQWKRFAWMGLLNPVIYYLVLFRAYNLLPAQIAQPLNYTWPILLLVLLSLFSGQPIPRKKYAGMLLSLSGVALISFGSGGLNGQGISVTGVLLAFLSAFLWAAYWMFTNRNKKVDAIVALFANFLFGSLYLLIAACVAGVDLSSLYGLLSGMYVGAFEISVPFVCFGLAIRNTNNPALINQMCYLSPFLSLFFIQTVLGEQIVLSTYIGLALIISGIVFNESQKHAVVSP
- a CDS encoding nucleoside kinase; its protein translation is MKQMLQIYCKNNNIYKEFPIGSSLLDIYNGLNLNFPYQVISAKVNNRSEGLNFRAYNNKDVEFLDLRDPSGMRTYVRSLCFILFKAIHELFPEGKLYVEHPVSKGYFCNLRMGRTITLEDVSLIKKRMLEIVDENISFHRIECHTTEAIKIFNEQGMQDKVKLLESSDSLYTYYYTLGDTIDYYYGNLVPSTGYVKLFDIVKYYDGLLLRIPNKENPDILEDVIKQEKMLDVFKEYLQWSYIMKLTNAGDFNIACEKGFATDLIKVAEALQEKKIAQIADTIHDREENGNKVKLVLISGPSSSGKTTFSKRLSIQLMTNGLRPHPISLDNYFVDREQTPLDENGNYDYESLYALDLELFNQQLAALLRGEEVEIPQFNFALGRKEYNGKKLKIDDHTILILEGIHALNPELTKHINNANKFKIYVSALTTISLDDHNWIPTTDNRLLRRIIRDFNYRGYSAQETISRWPSVRAGEEKWIFPYQENADVMFNSALLFEFAVLRRHAEPILMDVPRNTPEYCEAYRLLRFIKYFIPVLDKEIPPTSLLREFLGGSSFKY